A genomic region of Mycolicibacterium poriferae contains the following coding sequences:
- a CDS encoding rhodanese-like domain-containing protein, which yields MSSRIDAVLDAARSRLTRMAAEEVPAALARGAVLVDIRPAAQRAAEGEVAAALVVERNVLEWRCDPTSDARLPQAVDDDVEWVVLCSEGYTSSLAAAALQDLGLHRATDVIGGYHTLKKIVD from the coding sequence ATGAGCAGCCGAATCGATGCCGTGCTCGACGCCGCTCGCTCGCGACTGACCAGGATGGCGGCCGAGGAGGTGCCGGCCGCCCTGGCCCGCGGCGCAGTGCTGGTGGACATCCGCCCCGCCGCCCAGCGTGCCGCCGAAGGCGAGGTGGCTGCCGCGCTGGTCGTCGAACGCAACGTCCTGGAATGGCGCTGCGACCCGACCAGCGACGCGCGACTGCCCCAGGCGGTCGACGACGACGTCGAATGGGTGGTGCTGTGCTCGGAGGGCTATACCTCCAGCCTGGCCGCCGCGGCGTTGCAGGATCTCGGCCTGCACCGGGCCACCGATGTGATCGGCGGCTACCACACCCTCAAAAAGATTGTGGACTAG
- the lpqV gene encoding lipoprotein LpqV: MRRYPQFAVGAVAVTVISVSGCSPDSGSDQTSPSPDSPASSPPGATTEQVAPAPPPPGEVAISPGGVTTAVGAPAESTEDDYFQACMAARTWMEQRGDDLRVQIEPYLAMVQSTQSAGPATFGAPWSELSAGQQSAVIVAVEAAADRMCG; encoded by the coding sequence ATGCGCAGGTACCCCCAGTTCGCCGTGGGCGCTGTCGCGGTCACCGTGATATCGGTCAGCGGCTGTTCTCCGGACAGCGGTTCGGACCAGACGTCTCCTTCGCCCGATTCCCCGGCATCGTCACCACCGGGCGCGACCACTGAGCAGGTCGCACCGGCCCCGCCGCCACCCGGCGAAGTCGCGATATCCCCAGGTGGGGTGACGACGGCGGTCGGCGCGCCGGCGGAATCCACCGAGGACGACTACTTCCAGGCATGTATGGCGGCACGCACCTGGATGGAGCAGCGCGGCGATGACCTGCGGGTCCAGATCGAGCCCTACCTGGCGATGGTGCAGAGCACCCAGAGTGCGGGTCCGGCGACATTCGGCGCACCGTGGTCGGAATTGTCTGCCGGCCAGCAATCCGCGGTGATCGTCGCGGTCGAAGCGGCCGCCGACAGGATGTGCGGCTAG
- a CDS encoding patatin-like phospholipase family protein, with protein MTTFGRALVLAGGGLAGIAWETGVLQGICDERPDAGEALLASDVLLGTSAGSTVAAQLSSGVGLEELFDRQTSEAGGAHELHPGVSVESITELFLSAMLAPDTTAGQKLQRIGAVAAQTDTVAESVRREVIARRLPSHDWPSRVLRVTGIDIETGELVVFDNGSGVDLVDAVAASCAVPGVWPTVTIGDRRFMDGGVGSTVNMVAVRDCAAAVALVPSGIDSPSPWGSGAVDEIDAFPGAALAIFTDADSLQAFGPNPLDPACRAPSARAGREQGRREAQRVAAFLGV; from the coding sequence ATGACCACCTTCGGCCGTGCCCTGGTGCTCGCCGGCGGAGGTCTGGCCGGCATCGCCTGGGAGACGGGGGTGTTGCAGGGCATCTGTGACGAGCGGCCCGACGCGGGGGAGGCGCTGCTTGCCAGCGATGTGCTGCTCGGCACCTCGGCGGGTTCGACGGTCGCCGCCCAGCTCAGCAGCGGCGTGGGCCTCGAGGAGCTCTTCGACCGGCAGACCTCCGAAGCCGGTGGTGCGCACGAGCTCCATCCCGGTGTCTCGGTGGAGTCCATCACCGAGCTGTTCCTGAGCGCGATGCTGGCTCCGGACACCACCGCTGGGCAGAAGCTGCAGAGGATCGGCGCGGTCGCCGCGCAGACCGACACCGTGGCCGAGTCGGTGCGCCGCGAGGTCATCGCCCGCCGGCTGCCGTCGCACGACTGGCCCTCCCGCGTCCTGCGGGTCACCGGAATCGACATCGAAACCGGCGAACTCGTGGTGTTCGACAACGGATCCGGGGTGGATCTCGTGGATGCCGTGGCGGCGAGCTGTGCGGTGCCCGGCGTCTGGCCGACGGTGACGATCGGTGATCGCCGCTTCATGGACGGCGGTGTCGGCAGCACCGTGAACATGGTTGCCGTTCGCGACTGCGCCGCGGCCGTCGCTCTCGTCCCGTCGGGTATCGATTCGCCGTCTCCGTGGGGCAGCGGTGCGGTCGACGAGATCGATGCGTTTCCCGGTGCGGCACTGGCGATCTTCACCGACGCCGACTCGTTGCAGGCCTTCGGCCCCAATCCCCTCGACCCGGCCTGCCGGGCACCGTCGGCGCGGGCCGGCCGGGAGCAGGGGCGCAGGGAGGCGCAGCGGGTGGCCGCGTTCCTCGGCGTGTGA
- a CDS encoding dienelactone hydrolase family protein: MTTTEVSTPTGPISAALAVPSEGGPWPGVVVIHDAFGLSEDIRRNTARFADNGFLALAPDLFSRGSYVRCVRAVMRALARRTGEAVDDLDAARAMLAERADCTGRIGVAGFCMGGGFALVMGTKGFDASAPFYPSPMREYGFLTAGTCPVVASYGRRDILNIGTAPRLKETLDRAGVDNDVKVYPDVGHSFANELAAQSLLRIVGFGHDAAATDDAYRRVFDFFGAHLAADR; this comes from the coding sequence CTGACCACCACCGAGGTGAGCACCCCGACCGGACCCATTTCCGCGGCGCTGGCGGTGCCGTCGGAAGGTGGGCCCTGGCCAGGCGTCGTCGTCATCCATGATGCCTTCGGTCTGTCCGAGGACATCCGCCGCAACACCGCGCGGTTCGCCGACAACGGTTTCCTGGCGCTGGCGCCTGACCTGTTCTCCCGGGGCAGTTACGTGCGGTGCGTGCGTGCGGTGATGCGGGCGCTGGCGCGGCGCACCGGTGAGGCGGTCGACGACCTCGACGCCGCCCGGGCGATGTTGGCCGAGCGGGCGGACTGCACCGGCAGGATCGGAGTCGCCGGCTTCTGCATGGGTGGGGGCTTCGCGCTGGTGATGGGCACGAAGGGGTTCGACGCGTCCGCGCCGTTCTATCCGTCCCCCATGCGGGAGTACGGCTTCCTGACGGCCGGCACCTGTCCGGTGGTCGCCAGCTACGGCCGCCGCGACATCCTCAACATCGGAACCGCCCCACGACTCAAGGAGACGCTCGACCGCGCCGGGGTGGACAACGACGTCAAGGTCTATCCCGACGTCGGGCACTCGTTCGCCAACGAGCTTGCGGCCCAATCGCTGCTGCGCATCGTGGGTTTCGGCCACGACGCAGCGGCCACCGACGACGCCTACCGCAGGGTGTTCGACTTCTTCGGCGCACACCTGGCGGCCGACCGATGA
- a CDS encoding patatin-like phospholipase family protein, which yields MRVALALGSGGARGYAHIGVINELHERGHEIVGIAGSSMGALVGGLEAAGKLDEYAVWAGSLTQRAVLRLLDPSIAAAGVLRAEKILEAVREILGEVTIEELPIPFTSVATDLITGRSVWMQRGPVDDAIRASIAIPGVITPHVLDGRLLADGGILDPIPMAPIAAAPADATIAVSLGGDDPEVSRGERETRPSTDWLNRMWRSTSSLLDTKTARSLLDTPTGRSVLGRFVDADDPEDAEIVAATSLPVVPRLGGFEVMNRTIDIAQAALARHTLAAYPPDLLIEVPRTVCRSLDFHRADEVIEIGQELASVALNNLDSGETTS from the coding sequence ATGCGGGTGGCATTGGCGTTGGGCTCCGGCGGTGCGCGTGGTTACGCCCACATCGGCGTGATCAACGAGCTGCACGAGCGGGGACACGAGATCGTCGGCATCGCCGGCTCGTCGATGGGCGCGCTGGTCGGCGGCTTGGAGGCGGCCGGCAAGCTCGACGAATACGCGGTGTGGGCAGGCTCGTTGACTCAGCGAGCGGTGCTGCGACTGCTCGATCCGTCGATCGCGGCGGCGGGTGTGCTGCGGGCGGAGAAGATCCTCGAGGCGGTGCGGGAGATCCTCGGTGAGGTGACGATCGAAGAGCTGCCGATCCCGTTCACCTCGGTGGCCACCGACCTGATCACGGGCAGGTCGGTGTGGATGCAGCGCGGACCGGTCGACGACGCTATCCGGGCATCGATCGCCATCCCCGGCGTGATCACACCGCATGTCCTCGACGGCCGGCTGCTCGCCGACGGCGGGATTCTCGACCCGATCCCGATGGCACCGATCGCCGCAGCCCCGGCCGACGCGACGATCGCGGTGAGCCTGGGCGGTGACGACCCGGAGGTGTCACGAGGCGAGCGGGAGACACGGCCCTCCACCGACTGGCTGAACCGGATGTGGCGCAGCACGTCGTCGCTGTTGGACACCAAGACCGCGCGCAGCCTGCTCGACACCCCCACCGGCCGTTCGGTTCTGGGCCGCTTCGTCGACGCTGACGATCCCGAGGATGCCGAAATCGTGGCGGCCACGAGTCTGCCGGTGGTGCCGCGGCTGGGCGGTTTCGAGGTGATGAACCGCACCATCGACATCGCGCAGGCCGCGCTGGCCCGCCACACGTTGGCGGCCTACCCGCCCGATCTGCTGATCGAGGTCCCGCGAACCGTATGCCGCAGCTTGGATTTCCACCGCGCCGACGAGGTCATCGAGATCGGGCAGGAACTCGCCAGCGTGGCGCTGAACAACCTCGACTCCGGAGAAACGACGAGTTAG
- a CDS encoding alpha/beta-hydrolase family protein — protein sequence MSEPGTEQTAQQQPATASDSESSRVATAGSTDASPGAPSSSAATPATSSTVSDAPTPSSTSGHPESGPSTSDEQRTLPWWQRHYTFTGSAVGLVFVWLSLTPSLLPRGPLFQGLVSGGAGAAGYLLGVFGVWLVRYMRGKDSSPPAPHWAWLALLVAGLASLVGMEFFFQVWQNDVRDLMGVPHLRWYNYPQAAVLALIVMFVLVELGQLIRKLVLFLVRQLERVAPRRVSGVVAVGLVLALTVALLNGVVARVAMDWLNSTFAAVNDEDSPDSPTPTTTLRSGGPGSLVSWASLGHQGRIFVAGGPTVEEMTEFNGAPATEPIRAYAGKDAGDDIRETAQIAAQELLRTGGLDREVVAVATTTGTGWINEAEASALEYMFNGDTAIVSMQYSFLPSWISFLVDKENARQAGQALFEAVDELVRARPEADRPRLVVFGESLGSFGGEAPFLSLDNLVARTDGALFSGPTFNNTIWTDLTANRDPGSPMWLPIYDKGENARFVARPDNLGRPADPWGEPRVVYLQHASDPIAWWTPDLLFREPDWLKERRGYDVSPRMDWMPVVTFLQVSADMAVAVNVPDGHGHVYVRDVVNGWAAVLQPPGWTPEKTERLRPLMHSGENS from the coding sequence GTGAGCGAACCAGGGACGGAGCAGACCGCGCAGCAGCAGCCCGCGACGGCGTCCGACAGCGAGTCGTCCCGGGTCGCCACAGCGGGTTCGACCGACGCCTCCCCTGGAGCGCCATCCAGCTCAGCTGCTACCCCGGCAACGTCATCGACCGTCAGCGACGCCCCGACGCCGTCATCCACGTCCGGCCATCCCGAGTCCGGGCCGTCGACATCCGACGAGCAGCGCACGCTGCCGTGGTGGCAGCGCCACTACACGTTCACCGGCAGCGCGGTCGGCCTGGTGTTCGTCTGGTTGTCACTGACCCCGTCCCTGCTGCCGCGCGGCCCGCTGTTCCAGGGCCTCGTCAGCGGTGGCGCCGGCGCCGCGGGCTACCTGCTCGGGGTGTTCGGCGTGTGGCTGGTCCGCTACATGCGGGGCAAGGACAGCAGCCCCCCTGCCCCGCACTGGGCCTGGCTGGCGCTGCTGGTGGCCGGCCTCGCCAGCCTGGTGGGGATGGAGTTCTTCTTCCAGGTCTGGCAGAACGACGTGCGCGACCTGATGGGTGTTCCGCATCTGCGTTGGTACAACTATCCCCAGGCCGCGGTGCTGGCGTTGATCGTGATGTTCGTGCTCGTGGAGCTCGGCCAGCTGATCCGCAAGTTGGTGCTGTTTCTGGTCCGCCAGCTCGAGCGGGTGGCGCCGCGGCGGGTTTCCGGGGTGGTGGCCGTCGGCCTGGTCCTCGCCCTGACCGTGGCTCTGCTCAACGGTGTGGTCGCCCGCGTCGCGATGGACTGGCTCAACAGCACCTTCGCCGCGGTCAACGACGAGGACTCGCCCGACTCCCCGACCCCGACGACGACGTTGCGGTCCGGCGGCCCTGGGTCGCTGGTGTCGTGGGCGTCGCTGGGGCACCAGGGACGGATCTTCGTCGCCGGCGGGCCGACGGTGGAGGAGATGACCGAGTTCAACGGTGCGCCCGCGACCGAGCCGATCCGCGCTTACGCGGGCAAAGACGCCGGCGACGACATCCGCGAGACCGCACAGATCGCCGCCCAGGAGTTACTGCGCACCGGTGGGCTCGACCGCGAGGTCGTCGCCGTGGCCACCACCACCGGCACCGGCTGGATCAACGAGGCCGAGGCTTCGGCGCTGGAGTACATGTTCAACGGCGACACCGCGATCGTGTCGATGCAGTACTCGTTCCTGCCGAGCTGGATCTCGTTCCTCGTCGACAAGGAGAACGCCCGCCAGGCAGGTCAGGCCCTGTTCGAGGCGGTGGACGAACTCGTCCGTGCCAGGCCCGAGGCGGACCGGCCCAGGCTGGTGGTGTTCGGCGAGAGCCTGGGTTCCTTCGGAGGCGAGGCGCCGTTCCTGAGCCTGGACAACCTGGTCGCCAGGACCGACGGGGCGCTGTTCTCGGGGCCGACGTTCAACAACACCATCTGGACCGACCTCACCGCCAACCGCGACCCCGGGTCACCGATGTGGCTCCCGATCTACGACAAGGGTGAGAACGCGCGCTTCGTGGCGCGCCCCGACAATCTGGGCCGGCCCGCCGACCCGTGGGGCGAACCGCGGGTGGTCTATTTGCAGCACGCCTCCGATCCCATCGCCTGGTGGACACCGGATCTGTTGTTCCGCGAACCGGATTGGCTCAAGGAGCGGCGTGGCTACGACGTCTCGCCACGGATGGACTGGATGCCCGTCGTCACGTTTTTGCAGGTATCCGCCGACATGGCGGTGGCGGTCAACGTCCCCGATGGGCACGGCCACGTGTACGTCCGCGACGTGGTCAACGGCTGGGCCGCGGTGCTACAGCCGCCGGGCTGGACGCCCGAGAAGACCGAACGCCTGCGCCCGCTCATGCACAGCGGCGAGAATTCCTAG
- a CDS encoding enoyl-CoA hydratase/isomerase family protein — protein MDENEDVLVKIDGSVGRITLNRPKAINSLTHPMVTRIGAALTAWQDDDAVACVIVDGAGERGLCAGGDVVAIYHSAKADGAEARQFWHDEYLVNAQIGRYPKPYVAIMDGITMGGGVGISAHGSVRIATDTTKMAMPEVGIGFIPDVGGTYLLARTPGLLGLHAALSGAPFTGADAIAMGFADHFVPHDLLQEFLATATADGPAAAVAAHAQEPPPSTLLAQRDWIDECYAGDTVSDILAALRDRGGEQATKAAELISSRSPVALAVTLQAVRRAGTLTSLEDVLRQEFRTSCASLRSHDLVEGIRAQLIDKDRNPKWSPPSPEAVTTADVEAYFAPADPDLSFD, from the coding sequence GTGGACGAAAACGAGGATGTCCTAGTAAAGATCGACGGTTCGGTCGGGCGCATCACGCTGAATCGGCCCAAGGCGATCAACTCGCTGACCCATCCGATGGTCACCCGTATCGGAGCGGCCTTGACGGCCTGGCAGGACGACGACGCGGTGGCGTGCGTGATCGTCGACGGCGCCGGCGAACGCGGGCTGTGCGCCGGCGGTGACGTGGTGGCCATCTATCACAGTGCCAAAGCCGACGGCGCCGAGGCCCGCCAGTTCTGGCACGACGAATATCTGGTCAACGCCCAGATCGGTCGCTACCCGAAGCCGTATGTGGCGATCATGGACGGCATCACGATGGGCGGTGGCGTCGGCATCAGCGCCCACGGCAGCGTCCGGATCGCCACCGACACCACGAAGATGGCGATGCCCGAGGTGGGCATCGGCTTCATCCCCGACGTCGGCGGCACTTACCTACTGGCGCGCACCCCCGGCCTGCTCGGCCTGCATGCGGCACTCAGCGGCGCCCCGTTCACCGGCGCCGACGCCATCGCCATGGGCTTCGCCGACCACTTCGTGCCCCACGACCTACTGCAGGAGTTCCTCGCCACGGCAACCGCCGACGGACCAGCGGCCGCGGTGGCCGCGCACGCACAGGAGCCACCACCCAGCACCCTGCTGGCCCAGCGGGACTGGATCGACGAGTGCTACGCCGGCGACACCGTCTCCGACATCCTGGCGGCATTGCGCGACCGCGGCGGCGAGCAGGCCACCAAAGCCGCCGAGCTGATCTCGTCGCGCTCCCCCGTCGCGCTCGCCGTCACGCTGCAGGCCGTCCGCAGGGCGGGCACGCTCACCAGTTTGGAAGACGTGCTGCGCCAAGAGTTCCGCACCTCCTGTGCATCTCTGCGATCTCATGATCTGGTGGAGGGCATCCGTGCACAGTTGATCGATAAGGATCGCAACCCGAAGTGGTCACCTCCGTCGCCTGAGGCGGTCACCACTGCCGACGTCGAGGCGTACTTCGCCCCGGCAGACCCAGACCTGAGCTTCGACTGA
- a CDS encoding SRPBCC family protein codes for MPVVMEHSRAIPVDVATAFDRTLPIALPTLFRRWYGPIAPIKAVRDQTGEWNSVGQTRTVVQVGGGSMREELTLLDPPHRFGYTLSGITGPLAPLVDHIEGQWRFAPVGTGTRVTWHWVVHPKTRAATALMPAFSALWRGYARQALEQLSEELLN; via the coding sequence ATGCCCGTGGTCATGGAGCACTCGCGCGCGATCCCCGTCGACGTCGCCACCGCGTTCGACCGCACCTTGCCGATTGCACTGCCTACGCTGTTCCGACGCTGGTACGGGCCGATCGCGCCGATCAAGGCGGTCCGCGACCAGACCGGGGAGTGGAACAGCGTCGGACAGACCCGCACCGTCGTGCAGGTCGGCGGCGGCAGCATGCGCGAAGAACTCACGCTGCTCGACCCGCCCCACCGGTTCGGCTACACGCTTTCCGGCATCACCGGTCCGCTGGCACCTCTGGTCGACCACATCGAGGGCCAGTGGCGCTTCGCTCCCGTCGGCACCGGCACACGGGTGACCTGGCACTGGGTGGTCCACCCGAAGACGCGCGCCGCGACGGCCCTGATGCCGGCGTTCTCCGCGCTGTGGCGCGGCTACGCCCGGCAGGCTCTCGAACAGCTCTCCGAGGAACTGCTGAACTGA
- a CDS encoding Bax inhibitor-1/YccA family protein: MRESSNPVFRSLPQGRQGGYAQFGTGAAGYGAQAVQADPYTTQQYPDQRQAGVSRPLTIDDVVTKTGMTLAVLSAVAVVSYFLVSQNLGLAMPFTLVGAFGGLALVLVATFGRKQDNPAIVLSYAALEGLFVGAISFVFANMISTGGPGMIAQAIVGTIGVFFGMLVVYKTGAIRVTPKFTRFIVAAMFGALALMLLNLVLALFGVGGGEGFGLRSGGPLAIIFSLVVIGIAAFSFLIDFDAADQMVRAGAPEKAAWGIALGLTVTLVWLYVEILRLLSYFNQD; this comes from the coding sequence GTGCGCGAGAGCAGCAACCCGGTATTCCGTTCGTTGCCCCAGGGGCGGCAGGGCGGATACGCGCAGTTCGGTACCGGAGCCGCCGGCTACGGTGCTCAAGCGGTACAGGCTGATCCCTACACGACCCAGCAGTACCCCGACCAGCGGCAGGCCGGTGTCTCCCGCCCGCTGACCATCGACGACGTCGTCACCAAGACCGGCATGACGCTGGCCGTGCTGAGCGCCGTCGCGGTCGTCTCCTACTTCCTGGTGTCCCAGAACTTGGGACTGGCCATGCCGTTCACGCTGGTCGGCGCCTTCGGCGGCCTTGCGCTGGTGCTGGTCGCCACCTTCGGCCGCAAGCAGGACAACCCGGCCATCGTGCTGAGCTACGCGGCCCTCGAAGGTCTGTTCGTCGGCGCGATCTCGTTCGTGTTCGCCAACATGATCTCCACCGGTGGACCCGGGATGATCGCTCAGGCGATCGTCGGCACCATCGGCGTGTTCTTCGGCATGCTCGTCGTCTACAAGACTGGCGCCATCCGGGTCACGCCGAAGTTCACCCGCTTCATCGTGGCGGCCATGTTCGGCGCCCTGGCTCTGATGCTGCTCAACCTCGTGCTCGCGCTCTTCGGCGTCGGTGGCGGTGAAGGCTTCGGTCTGCGCAGCGGCGGCCCGCTGGCGATCATCTTCTCGCTGGTGGTCATCGGCATCGCCGCGTTCTCGTTCCTGATCGACTTCGACGCCGCCGACCAGATGGTCCGCGCCGGCGCGCCGGAGAAGGCGGCCTGGGGCATCGCGCTGGGCCTGACCGTCACCCTGGTCTGGCTCTACGTCGAGATCCTGCGCCTGCTGAGTTACTTCAACCAGGACTAG
- a CDS encoding cysteine dioxygenase, whose protein sequence is MSATSVLPTRLRLADLLHTTDRFADEVLRGLHDHLFPAAGLPRDERWFVRLHGDDELDVWLISWVPQRSTELHDHGGSLGALTVLSGALRETRWDGEGLRERSLVAGDQAGFPLGWVHDVEDDAEGRPTLSVHAYSPPLTVMSYYDLTEQDTLRRTRTTLTDVPEDS, encoded by the coding sequence ATGTCTGCCACCTCCGTGCTGCCCACCCGTCTGCGGTTGGCCGATCTGCTGCACACCACCGACCGGTTCGCCGACGAGGTTCTGCGCGGTCTCCACGACCATCTCTTCCCGGCCGCCGGCCTGCCTCGTGACGAGCGCTGGTTCGTCCGGCTCCACGGCGACGACGAACTGGATGTCTGGCTGATCAGCTGGGTTCCCCAGCGCTCGACCGAGCTGCACGACCACGGCGGGTCACTGGGCGCACTCACCGTGCTGTCCGGTGCATTACGCGAAACCCGCTGGGACGGAGAAGGGTTGCGGGAGCGTTCGTTGGTCGCCGGCGATCAGGCCGGCTTCCCACTCGGCTGGGTGCACGATGTCGAAGACGACGCGGAGGGACGACCGACCCTCAGCGTGCACGCCTATTCGCCGCCGTTGACGGTGATGTCCTACTACGACCTCACCGAGCAGGACACGTTGCGGCGCACCCGGACCACGCTGACCGACGTGCCGGAGGACAGCTGA
- a CDS encoding NAD(P)H-dependent amine dehydrogenase family protein: MALRVVQWATGGVGVAAIRGVLEHPELELVGCWVHSPDKAGRDVGEIAGVDPVGVAATDSVEEILALDADAVVYTPLLPNPDEVAALLRSGKNVVSPVGWFYPSDKEAAPLRAAAIEGNATLHGTGIAPGGISEKFPLMLSAMSTGVTFVRAEEFSDLRTYEAPDVLRYVMGFGDTPEKALTGPMQKLLDGGFIQSVRMIVDKIGFAADPMVRSSQELAVATAPIDSPMGVIEPGQVAARKFHWEALVGDDVVVRVTVNWLMGEQDLDPAWDFGPEGQRYEMEVRGDPSFTVSVKGFQSEFGDEGPESGIVATAAHCVNSVPAVCAAAPGIATYLDLPLLGGRAAPRLG; the protein is encoded by the coding sequence ATGGCGTTGCGGGTCGTGCAGTGGGCCACCGGTGGAGTCGGCGTCGCCGCGATCAGAGGCGTCCTCGAGCACCCCGAGCTGGAGTTGGTCGGCTGCTGGGTGCACTCGCCGGACAAGGCGGGCCGCGACGTCGGGGAGATCGCCGGCGTCGACCCGGTGGGTGTGGCCGCCACCGACAGCGTCGAGGAGATCCTCGCCCTCGACGCCGACGCCGTGGTCTACACCCCCCTGCTGCCCAACCCCGACGAGGTGGCCGCCCTGCTGCGTTCGGGCAAGAACGTGGTCAGCCCCGTCGGCTGGTTCTATCCGTCGGACAAGGAGGCGGCGCCGTTGCGTGCCGCGGCGATCGAGGGCAACGCGACGCTGCACGGCACCGGCATCGCCCCGGGCGGAATCAGCGAGAAGTTTCCGCTGATGCTGTCCGCGATGTCGACCGGTGTGACGTTCGTCCGGGCCGAGGAATTCTCCGACCTGCGCACGTACGAGGCGCCCGATGTGCTGCGCTACGTGATGGGCTTCGGCGACACCCCGGAGAAGGCGCTCACCGGCCCGATGCAGAAGCTGCTCGACGGCGGATTCATCCAGTCGGTGCGCATGATCGTCGACAAGATCGGATTCGCCGCCGACCCGATGGTGCGCTCCTCGCAGGAACTCGCGGTCGCCACCGCGCCGATCGACTCTCCGATGGGCGTCATCGAGCCGGGCCAGGTCGCCGCCCGCAAGTTCCACTGGGAGGCGCTCGTCGGCGACGACGTCGTCGTGCGCGTGACGGTCAACTGGCTCATGGGTGAACAGGATCTCGACCCCGCCTGGGACTTCGGGCCCGAAGGTCAGCGCTACGAGATGGAGGTCCGCGGCGACCCGAGCTTCACCGTGTCGGTCAAGGGCTTCCAGTCGGAGTTCGGTGACGAGGGCCCGGAGTCCGGAATCGTGGCGACCGCCGCGCACTGCGTCAACTCGGTGCCCGCGGTGTGTGCCGCCGCGCCGGGCATCGCCACCTACCTGGACCTGCCTTTGCTCGGCGGCAGGGCCGCTCCCCGGCTGGGCTGA
- a CDS encoding enoyl-CoA hydratase: MTSFETILVTRTDRVATITLNRPKALNALNTQVMNEVTGAAAELDADPGVGAIILTGNEKAFAAGADIKEMAELSFADVFAADFFAAWGKFAATRTPTIAAVAGYALGGGCELAMMCDILIAADTAKFGQPEIKLGVLPGMGGSQRLTRAIGKAKAMDLILTGRNMDAEEAERAGLVSRVVPADALLDEANKVAATIAGMSLSAARMAKEAVDRSFETTLSEGLLYERRLFHSAFATDDQTEGMAAFTEKRAANFTHR, translated from the coding sequence ATGACATCTTTCGAGACCATCCTGGTCACCCGCACCGACCGGGTCGCCACGATCACCTTGAACCGCCCCAAGGCGCTCAACGCCCTCAACACCCAGGTGATGAACGAAGTGACCGGCGCCGCAGCCGAACTCGACGCCGACCCGGGTGTCGGCGCCATCATCCTGACCGGCAACGAGAAGGCCTTCGCCGCGGGCGCCGACATCAAGGAGATGGCCGAGCTGTCGTTCGCCGACGTGTTCGCCGCGGACTTCTTCGCCGCCTGGGGCAAGTTCGCCGCCACCCGGACCCCGACGATCGCCGCGGTCGCCGGCTACGCGCTGGGCGGCGGCTGCGAGCTGGCCATGATGTGCGACATCCTGATCGCCGCGGACACCGCGAAGTTCGGGCAGCCGGAGATCAAGCTCGGTGTGCTCCCCGGCATGGGCGGCTCGCAGCGGTTGACCCGCGCGATCGGCAAGGCCAAGGCGATGGATTTGATTCTGACCGGGCGCAACATGGACGCCGAGGAAGCCGAGCGCGCCGGGCTGGTGTCTCGGGTGGTGCCCGCCGACGCCCTGCTCGACGAGGCCAACAAGGTGGCGGCCACCATCGCCGGGATGTCGCTGTCGGCGGCGCGGATGGCCAAGGAGGCGGTCGACCGCTCGTTCGAGACCACGCTGTCCGAGGGCCTGCTCTACGAACGCCGCCTGTTCCACTCGGCGTTCGCCACCGACGATCAGACCGAAGGGATGGCCGCGTTCACGGAGAAACGCGCCGCGAACTTCACACACCGTTAA